One region of Streptomyces capillispiralis genomic DNA includes:
- a CDS encoding penicillin-binding transpeptidase domain-containing protein: MTRHIRHAALFCVLLLAALLVNAARVQVLRADAYGADPANRRDTITRYQQPRGDILVAGRPVTGSRDTGEHLRYERTYRDGPLYAPVTGFASQEYGTTLLEHTEDGLLSGADPVLAPLPLWNEFTRSRNAGGKVMTTIDPAAQRAAYEGLRSRKGAVAAVEPSTGRVLALVSVPSYDPGLLSGNGRTAREAWARLNADPDRPMLNRAVQRTYPPGSTFKVVTAAAALDAGVVDDLDEPTDSPDPYTLPGTTTRLTNGARGCADASLREAFVQSCNTVFAKLGVTTGVARMRAMAHGFGFNDGDLRIPFRVARSTFDTTVDRSQLALSSIGQYNTRATPLQMAMVAAAVASGGQVREPYLVERTTRAGGGTVSAAGARPVRRAMHPATAMRMRELMRGVVEDGTGKKAAIPGTVVGGKTGTAQHGLGNSGTPYAWFISWAQREEDMEPRVAVAVVVEDAANRREISGGGTAAPIARAVMEAVLKP, translated from the coding sequence GTGACCCGCCACATCCGGCACGCCGCCCTGTTCTGCGTCCTGCTGCTGGCCGCGCTGCTGGTGAACGCGGCCCGCGTCCAGGTGCTGCGGGCCGACGCCTACGGCGCCGACCCGGCCAACCGCCGCGACACCATCACCCGCTACCAGCAGCCGCGCGGCGACATCCTGGTCGCGGGCCGGCCGGTGACCGGCTCACGGGACACCGGGGAGCACCTGCGCTACGAACGGACGTACCGGGACGGGCCGTTGTACGCGCCGGTGACCGGTTTCGCCTCGCAGGAGTACGGCACGACCCTGCTGGAGCACACGGAGGACGGGCTGCTGTCCGGCGCCGACCCGGTGCTCGCGCCGCTGCCGCTGTGGAACGAGTTCACCCGCTCCCGCAACGCGGGCGGCAAGGTGATGACGACGATCGACCCGGCGGCGCAGCGCGCGGCGTACGAGGGGCTGCGCTCGCGCAAGGGCGCGGTGGCGGCGGTGGAGCCGTCGACCGGCCGCGTCCTGGCGCTGGTGTCGGTCCCGTCGTACGACCCCGGACTGCTGTCGGGGAACGGGCGGACGGCGCGGGAGGCCTGGGCCCGGCTGAACGCCGATCCGGACCGGCCGATGCTGAACCGGGCGGTGCAGCGGACGTATCCGCCGGGGTCGACGTTCAAGGTGGTCACCGCGGCGGCGGCGCTGGACGCGGGGGTGGTGGACGACCTCGACGAGCCGACCGACTCTCCCGACCCGTACACCCTGCCGGGGACGACGACCCGGCTGACCAACGGAGCGCGGGGCTGCGCGGACGCCTCGCTGCGGGAGGCGTTCGTCCAGTCCTGCAACACGGTGTTCGCCAAGCTGGGCGTGACCACGGGCGTGGCGAGGATGCGGGCCATGGCGCACGGCTTCGGGTTCAACGACGGGGATCTGCGGATCCCGTTCCGGGTGGCGCGCAGCACGTTCGACACCACGGTGGACCGGTCGCAGCTGGCGCTGTCGTCGATCGGGCAGTACAACACCCGCGCCACGCCGCTGCAGATGGCGATGGTCGCCGCGGCGGTCGCGAGCGGCGGGCAGGTGCGGGAGCCGTATCTGGTGGAGCGGACCACGCGGGCGGGCGGCGGCACGGTGTCCGCGGCGGGTGCCCGGCCGGTGCGGCGGGCCATGCATCCGGCGACGGCGATGAGGATGCGGGAACTGATGCGGGGCGTGGTGGAGGACGGCACCGGCAAGAAGGCCGCGATCCCCGGCACCGTGGTCGGCGGCAAGACCGGCACCGCCCAGCACGGCCTGGGCAACTCGGGGACGCCCTACGCCTGGTTCATCTCCTGGGCGCAGCGCGAGGAGGACATGGAACCGAGGGTGGCGGTGGCGGTGGTGGTCGAGGACGCGGCGAACCGGCGGGAGATCAGCGGCGGCGGGACGGCGGCGCCGATCGCGCGGGCGGTGATGGAAGCGGTACTGAAGCCGTAG
- a CDS encoding AurF N-oxygenase family protein has protein sequence MTTLSEADALAGLRDALGLLKDREQVAQRLLDSSAKHSFDPDEELDWDAPFEEGKWFWPPELVSLYGTPMWKRMSEEQRILLSRHEAAALASLGIWFELILMQLLVRHIYDKAATSAHVRYALTEIEDECRHSKMFARLITRGGTPWYPVSRVHQNLGRLFKTVSTTPGSFTATLLGEEVLDWMQRLTFPDERVQPLIRGVTRIHVVEEARHVRYAREELRRQMLTAPKWSREFTRVTSGEFARVFSVAFVNPEVYTNVGLDKRAAVAQVRASGHRRDVMQQGAKRLTDFLDDIGVLRGVGRRLWRSSGLLA, from the coding sequence ATGACGACCCTGTCGGAAGCCGACGCCCTCGCCGGCCTGCGTGACGCGCTCGGCCTGCTCAAGGACCGGGAGCAGGTGGCCCAGCGGCTGCTCGACTCGTCCGCGAAGCACTCCTTCGACCCGGACGAGGAGCTGGACTGGGACGCGCCCTTCGAGGAGGGCAAGTGGTTCTGGCCGCCGGAACTGGTGTCGCTGTACGGCACGCCGATGTGGAAGCGGATGAGCGAGGAGCAGCGCATCCTGCTCTCGCGGCACGAGGCCGCCGCGCTCGCCTCGCTCGGCATCTGGTTCGAGCTGATCCTGATGCAGCTCCTGGTGCGGCACATCTACGACAAGGCCGCCACGAGCGCGCACGTGCGCTACGCCCTCACCGAGATCGAGGACGAGTGCCGGCACTCCAAGATGTTCGCCCGGCTGATCACCCGCGGCGGCACCCCGTGGTACCCGGTGAGCCGGGTGCACCAGAACCTCGGCCGGCTGTTCAAGACGGTCTCCACCACCCCCGGCTCCTTCACCGCGACCCTGCTCGGCGAGGAGGTGCTGGACTGGATGCAGCGCCTGACCTTCCCGGACGAGCGGGTCCAGCCCCTGATCAGGGGCGTCACGCGGATCCACGTCGTCGAGGAGGCGCGGCACGTGCGGTACGCCCGTGAGGAGCTGCGGCGCCAGATGCTGACCGCGCCAAAGTGGTCGCGGGAGTTCACCCGGGTCACCTCCGGGGAGTTCGCCCGGGTGTTCTCCGTGGCCTTCGTCAACCCCGAGGTCTACACCAACGTCGGCCTGGACAAGCGGGCGGCCGTGGCCCAGGTCCGGGCGAGCGGCCACCGCCGGGACGTGATGCAGCAGGGCGCGAAGCGGCTCACGGACTTCCTGGACGACATCGGTGTGCTGCGCGGGGTCGGCCGGCGGCTGTGGAGGTCCTCCGGGCTGCTCGCCTAG
- a CDS encoding TetR/AcrR family transcriptional regulator: MTPQAPTPAYRRLSVEERRSQLLEAALSLFAHRAPEDVSLDDVAEAAGVSRPLVYRYFPGGKQQLYEAALRSAADELRTCFDEPHEGPLLPRLSRALDRYLAFVDQHDAGFSALLQGGSVVETSRTTAIVDGVRRAAAEHILSHLEVPEPGPRLRMTIRMWITAVEAASLIWLDEEKQPPLDELRDWLVEQFVAVLAVTARRDAQTDALVQALAMDL; this comes from the coding sequence ATGACCCCGCAGGCCCCCACCCCCGCCTACCGGCGCCTCAGCGTCGAGGAACGCCGCAGCCAGCTGCTCGAGGCCGCGCTGTCCCTCTTCGCCCACCGCGCCCCGGAGGACGTGTCCCTGGACGACGTGGCGGAGGCGGCCGGCGTGTCCCGCCCCCTGGTCTACCGGTACTTCCCGGGCGGCAAGCAGCAGCTGTACGAGGCGGCCCTCAGGTCCGCCGCCGACGAGCTGCGCACCTGCTTCGACGAGCCGCACGAGGGCCCCCTGCTGCCCCGTCTCTCCCGGGCCCTCGACCGCTACCTCGCCTTCGTCGACCAGCACGACGCCGGGTTCAGCGCGCTGCTCCAGGGCGGCAGCGTCGTGGAGACCTCCCGTACGACCGCGATCGTCGACGGGGTGCGCCGGGCCGCCGCCGAGCACATCCTCAGCCATCTGGAGGTCCCCGAGCCCGGGCCCCGGCTGCGAATGACCATCCGGATGTGGATCACGGCGGTGGAGGCGGCCTCCCTGATCTGGCTGGACGAGGAGAAGCAGCCGCCACTGGACGAACTGCGGGACTGGCTGGTGGAGCAGTTCGTGGCGGTGCTGGCGGTGACCGCGCGGCGCGACGCGCAGACCGACGCGCTGGTCCAGGCCCTGGCCATGGACCTCTGA
- a CDS encoding C40 family peptidase, with amino-acid sequence MSGMLLRLVCTAAVAAGTVLAPVPATAAPEPAAPGERSVAALLTELQTLYREAEKATETYNATEERLKEQRAETERLDRALARTRLSLHDSRSAAGRLARQQYQSVSGISPYVRLLLARDPQGALDQGQVIGQLARQRAETVGRLTGAEKQAGELARRAREALADRTALTERRERERDEVRERLRDVEELLASLTAEELAALAELERAEVAKAQEELVASGALSGARPPSEAGDRAVRYAVEQLGKPYEWGAEGPETYDCSGLTSEAWGRAGTPIPRTSQEQWARLERVPLRDLRPGDLVVYFPEATHVALYLGGGMVVQAPRPGARIKVSPIAANPVLGAVRPDPGGRPVPEYVPPELPEGATAGPDEGYAAATAPPATG; translated from the coding sequence GTGTCAGGAATGCTCCTGCGTCTGGTGTGCACGGCGGCGGTGGCGGCCGGGACCGTGCTCGCACCCGTGCCCGCGACGGCCGCCCCGGAACCGGCCGCCCCGGGGGAACGCTCCGTCGCCGCACTGCTGACGGAGCTTCAGACCCTGTACCGGGAGGCGGAGAAGGCCACCGAGACCTACAACGCCACCGAGGAGCGGCTGAAGGAACAGCGCGCCGAGACCGAGCGGCTGGACCGGGCCCTCGCCCGCACCCGGCTCTCCCTCCACGACAGCCGGAGCGCGGCCGGACGGCTGGCCCGCCAGCAGTACCAGAGCGTCAGCGGCATCTCCCCGTACGTCCGTCTGCTGCTCGCGCGCGACCCGCAGGGCGCGCTCGACCAGGGCCAGGTGATCGGGCAGCTGGCGCGGCAGCGGGCGGAGACGGTGGGCCGGCTGACCGGCGCCGAGAAGCAGGCGGGCGAACTGGCCCGCCGCGCGCGCGAGGCGCTCGCCGACCGGACCGCGCTCACCGAGCGGCGCGAGCGGGAGCGGGACGAGGTGCGCGAGCGGCTGCGCGACGTGGAGGAACTGCTCGCCTCGCTCACCGCCGAGGAACTGGCCGCACTGGCCGAGCTGGAGCGGGCCGAGGTGGCGAAGGCCCAGGAGGAACTGGTGGCCTCCGGCGCGCTGAGCGGCGCCCGCCCGCCCTCCGAGGCGGGCGACCGGGCCGTGCGGTACGCGGTGGAGCAGCTCGGGAAGCCCTACGAGTGGGGGGCGGAGGGCCCGGAGACCTACGACTGCTCGGGGCTGACCTCCGAGGCGTGGGGCAGGGCCGGCACGCCGATCCCCCGGACCAGCCAGGAGCAGTGGGCGCGGCTGGAGCGGGTGCCGCTGAGGGACTTGCGGCCGGGCGACCTCGTCGTCTACTTCCCCGAGGCCACGCACGTCGCCCTCTACCTCGGCGGCGGCATGGTGGTGCAGGCGCCCCGGCCCGGCGCGAGGATCAAGGTCTCCCCGATCGCGGCCAACCCGGTCCTCGGCGCCGTACGTCCCGACCCCGGGGGCAGGCCCGTGCCGGAGTACGTGCCGCCGGAGCTGCCGGAGGGGGCCACGGCGGGGCCGGACGAGGGGTACGCGGCGGCCACCGCGCCCCCGGCCACCGGCTGA
- a CDS encoding dihydrofolate reductase family protein → MSQLLRVQNFNVSSDGVAAGEEQSLESPFGLPGAQALWSWAGATASWPNRTDPGGTRGLDDYFTRDFTHNVGAEIMGRNKFGPQRGPWENHDWRGWWGDEPPFHTPVFVMTHHPRPSFTLSDTTFHFVSGDPAAVLDEAKAAAGGKDVRLGGGVTTIREFLDAGLVDTLHVAVSPVRFGAGLRLWESPEELLDRYHLEVVPSPSGVTHHLFWRR, encoded by the coding sequence ATGAGTCAGCTGCTGCGCGTGCAGAACTTCAACGTGTCGAGTGACGGCGTCGCCGCCGGTGAGGAGCAGAGCCTGGAGAGCCCGTTCGGGCTGCCCGGCGCTCAGGCCCTGTGGTCCTGGGCCGGCGCCACGGCGAGCTGGCCCAACCGCACCGACCCGGGCGGGACCCGCGGCCTGGACGACTACTTCACCCGGGACTTCACCCACAACGTCGGCGCCGAGATCATGGGCCGCAACAAGTTCGGCCCCCAGCGCGGGCCCTGGGAGAACCACGACTGGCGCGGCTGGTGGGGTGACGAACCGCCGTTCCACACGCCGGTGTTCGTGATGACCCACCACCCGCGTCCGTCGTTCACCCTCTCCGACACGACGTTCCACTTCGTGTCCGGCGACCCGGCCGCCGTCCTCGACGAGGCGAAGGCGGCGGCCGGGGGCAAGGACGTACGGCTCGGCGGCGGGGTCACCACGATCCGGGAGTTCCTCGACGCCGGCCTCGTCGACACCCTGCACGTGGCGGTGTCACCGGTGCGGTTCGGTGCGGGGCTGCGGCTGTGGGAGTCGCCCGAGGAGCTGCTCGACCGGTACCACCTGGAGGTCGTGCCCAGCCCGAGCGGCGTGACGCACCACCTGTTCTGGCGGAGGTGA
- a CDS encoding styrene monooxygenase/indole monooxygenase family protein, which translates to MRKILVVGAGQSGLQLALGLQSHGYEVTLMSNRTADEIRTGRVMSTQCMFHTALQHERDLQLNFWESQAPKIEGLGVSVAAPGSFDPGPSQRAIDWLGRLDGFAQSVDQRVKMAGWMETFAQRGGQLVIHGAAVGDLDYFSRAYDLVLVSAGKGELVQMFGRDASRSPYSEPQRALAVAYVHGLGPRPEHPETEAVRCNLVPGVGEMFIMPTYTVSGRADILFWEGIPGGPLDAFKDVKDPAEHLSLTLELMERFLPWEHARATKAELTDAGGTLAGRYAPTVRNPVGRLPGGGLVLGVADVVVANDPITGQGSNSASKCAASYLASILEHGEKEFDETWMQATFDRYWETARHVTKWTNAMLAPPPEHVLGLIGAAGEIQPVADRFANGFNNPADFENFFYEPEKTQAYLMEVSGAAGA; encoded by the coding sequence ATGCGGAAGATACTCGTCGTGGGGGCCGGCCAGTCCGGTCTCCAGCTCGCCCTCGGCCTCCAGTCGCACGGGTACGAGGTCACCCTGATGTCCAACCGGACCGCGGACGAGATCCGCACCGGACGGGTGATGTCGACGCAGTGCATGTTCCACACCGCCCTGCAGCACGAGCGCGATCTCCAGCTGAACTTCTGGGAGTCCCAGGCCCCGAAGATCGAAGGACTCGGCGTCTCGGTCGCGGCCCCCGGCTCCTTCGACCCGGGCCCCTCGCAGCGGGCGATCGACTGGCTGGGCCGGCTCGACGGGTTCGCGCAGTCGGTGGACCAGCGGGTGAAGATGGCCGGCTGGATGGAGACCTTCGCCCAGCGCGGCGGCCAGCTGGTCATCCACGGCGCGGCCGTCGGCGACCTCGACTACTTCTCCCGCGCCTACGACCTGGTGCTCGTCTCGGCCGGCAAGGGCGAGCTGGTGCAGATGTTCGGCCGGGACGCCTCGCGCTCCCCGTACAGCGAGCCGCAGCGCGCCCTCGCCGTCGCCTACGTCCACGGTCTCGGCCCGCGCCCGGAGCACCCGGAGACCGAGGCGGTCCGCTGCAACCTGGTCCCCGGTGTCGGCGAGATGTTCATCATGCCGACGTACACCGTCTCGGGCCGTGCCGACATCCTGTTCTGGGAGGGCATACCCGGCGGCCCGCTGGACGCCTTCAAGGACGTCAAGGACCCGGCGGAGCACCTCTCCCTGACCCTGGAACTCATGGAGCGGTTCCTCCCCTGGGAACACGCGCGGGCCACCAAGGCCGAACTGACCGACGCCGGCGGCACCCTCGCCGGCCGCTACGCCCCCACCGTCCGCAACCCCGTCGGCCGGCTGCCCGGCGGCGGGCTGGTCCTCGGCGTCGCCGACGTGGTCGTGGCCAACGACCCGATCACCGGCCAGGGTTCCAACTCGGCGTCCAAGTGCGCCGCCTCCTACCTCGCCTCGATCCTGGAGCACGGCGAGAAGGAGTTCGACGAGACCTGGATGCAGGCCACCTTCGACCGCTACTGGGAGACGGCCCGCCACGTCACCAAGTGGACGAACGCCATGCTCGCCCCGCCGCCGGAGCACGTCCTCGGCCTGATCGGCGCGGCGGGCGAGATCCAGCCGGTCGCCGACCGGTTCGCCAACGGCTTCAACAATCCGGCCGACTTCGAGAACTTCTTCTACGAGCCGGAGAAGACCCAGGCCTACCTGATGGAGGTGTCGGGCGCCGCGGGCGCCTGA
- a CDS encoding GTP-binding protein, producing MDSVVSDAAHGVSPLVAEDEPLLPWQKDRTRAPVATKIVVAGGFGVGKTTLVSTVSEITPLETEALMTEASEEHDDLTATPDKVTTTVAMDFGRITLDDDLVLYVFGTPGQQRFWFMWDDLVRGAIGAVVLADTRRLKDCWPALDYFESCGLPYVVAVNHFDGSEEFEPEDVREALTIPAHIPVMIMDARRRISVIETLLSLVGHALDETPE from the coding sequence GTGGACTCCGTCGTCTCTGACGCCGCTCACGGCGTCTCCCCGCTCGTCGCAGAGGACGAGCCCCTGCTGCCCTGGCAGAAGGACCGCACCCGTGCACCGGTCGCCACGAAGATCGTGGTGGCCGGCGGCTTCGGCGTCGGCAAGACCACCCTGGTCAGCACCGTCTCGGAGATCACGCCCCTGGAGACCGAGGCGCTGATGACCGAGGCGAGTGAGGAGCACGACGACCTCACCGCCACGCCGGACAAGGTCACCACCACCGTGGCCATGGACTTCGGCCGCATCACGCTCGACGACGACCTGGTGCTCTACGTCTTCGGGACCCCGGGGCAGCAGCGCTTCTGGTTCATGTGGGACGACCTGGTGCGCGGCGCGATCGGCGCCGTCGTCCTGGCCGACACCCGGCGCCTGAAGGACTGCTGGCCGGCGCTGGACTACTTCGAGAGCTGCGGACTGCCGTACGTCGTCGCGGTCAACCACTTCGACGGCAGTGAGGAGTTCGAGCCGGAGGACGTGCGGGAGGCGTTGACGATCCCGGCGCACATACCTGTAATGATCATGGATGCGCGCCGTCGGATCTCGGTCATCGAGACCCTCTTGTCCCTCGTGGGCCACGCGCTCGACGAAACGCCCGAGTAG
- a CDS encoding DUF742 domain-containing protein → MSSTPRKHLPVRGGDRKPARVRPYSLTGGRTRFGHVLLVETFVGATAGTAALDAAEERRELTNGNLTSRVMPEMRAIVELCRRMRTVAEIAALLKMPLGVVRVLLSDLADQGKIRVYGTGTGHGTGRPDRVLLERVLSGLRRL, encoded by the coding sequence ATGAGCAGTACGCCCAGGAAACATCTCCCGGTCCGCGGCGGTGACCGCAAACCCGCCCGGGTCCGTCCCTACTCGCTCACCGGCGGCCGGACCCGCTTCGGCCACGTCCTGCTCGTCGAGACGTTCGTCGGCGCCACGGCGGGGACCGCCGCCCTCGACGCCGCCGAGGAGCGCAGGGAACTGACGAACGGAAACCTCACCTCCCGCGTGATGCCGGAGATGCGGGCCATCGTCGAACTGTGCCGCCGCATGCGTACGGTGGCTGAGATCGCCGCGCTGCTGAAGATGCCGCTCGGTGTGGTCCGCGTGCTCCTGAGCGACCTCGCCGACCAGGGAAAGATCCGTGTCTACGGAACGGGAACCGGCCACGGCACGGGCCGCCCGGACCGCGTGCTGCTGGAAAGGGTGCTGAGTGGACTCCGTCGTCTCTGA
- a CDS encoding roadblock/LC7 domain-containing protein, which produces MTAPSTFGLSSEARNLHWLLTNLVEEVPGILSVAVVSSDGLLLLSSDPSRNTEAREAGGGKRTGPRGSAADLATVVSGIGSLTIGTSKLMDFGPVKHTMVTMDEGSLFVMSISDGSLLGVHGSAECDMSVVAYHMALFVGRAGHVLTPELRSELRKNLESESTGSPR; this is translated from the coding sequence TTGACCGCGCCCAGTACCTTCGGACTGAGCAGTGAGGCCCGCAACCTGCACTGGCTGCTGACCAACCTCGTCGAGGAGGTGCCCGGCATCCTCTCCGTCGCGGTGGTCTCCTCCGACGGTCTGCTGCTCCTGTCCTCCGACCCGTCCCGCAACACCGAGGCCCGCGAGGCCGGGGGCGGCAAGCGCACCGGGCCGCGCGGCTCCGCCGCCGACCTGGCCACCGTCGTGTCCGGCATAGGCAGCCTCACCATCGGTACCTCGAAGCTGATGGACTTCGGTCCGGTCAAGCACACGATGGTCACCATGGACGAGGGCAGCCTGTTCGTGATGTCCATCAGCGACGGTTCGCTGCTCGGCGTGCACGGTTCCGCGGAGTGCGACATGAGTGTCGTGGCGTACCACATGGCGCTGTTCGTCGGCCGCGCCGGCCACGTCCTGACCCCCGAGCTCCGCAGCGAGCTGCGCAAGAACCTGGAGTCCGAGTCCACCGGGAGTCCCCGATGA